In a single window of the Diabrotica undecimpunctata isolate CICGRU chromosome 11, icDiaUnde3, whole genome shotgun sequence genome:
- the LOC140452646 gene encoding uncharacterized protein, whose amino-acid sequence MALDTLKTERKVLKAGITRIFNWFNINQDSELDILHFENRERQLRSYFQQYEVIQHQIECSEDADIESSDRDDVECKYFNALAGIQRKIKDINEIASNVDSLNISKGHGARHSIRLPEITMKVFTGEFSDWNSFIQLFSTLVIENPDLNDLQRLIYLKTHVSGEPLELIKSLEVIDTNFHIALNTLKERYDNKARIVSSLIKKLLKIPSLVKCSPQSLRNFLTNIKQTMQSLSNMQIPVQHWDLILIELILEKVDFNSHKAFEYELGSKEIPTLAQLFTFLEKKCEILEKLHSSNTQTQKSNSSSHARVTHLSNIENKTNNLRCLFCSQNHKIYNCNGFKSSSLQEKLKFVNTRRLCRNCLGTRHFTANCGSQSTCSICHGRHHSLLHKDNHVQYSTATQRSLPPEAHIIRNDNNSLNGNNSQHSRSNNSTNKDITRPNNLHVFQHNTPFNQPDTSSHDTQHAQSGIQAHSHSHSFDSQDVTQSFSALSLTNEVILATALVTLVDKDKNLVHARALLDNGSQTSFITQELVNRLGLPSYNRLLKISTLSQSCSTSNKMIDLIIYPFRTTHNGFNVSCAVLPTITCKLPQVKISRSHLSIPHDINLADHSFSVPGKIDMLLGNDIYCDLLTDGIIKLGNGPILQNTHLGYIFQGRLPSQSIPNYPLHISDNNKSSCFSTQVSLCINSVNNTEPLDALIQRFWEVEELPESPMLSQDDELAEHIFKTTTKLLPEGRFQVDLPLRSSAEPKRLGNSFYSAKQRFYNLERKLVKDNTVYTQYKDFIQEYLSLGHAKVVPLTLTNPMSDNKYFIPHHCIIREEKLTNKLRVVFDCSMKTSSGVSLNDIMLKGYKTQPELIDTLINFRTFLYVFTSDLRHMYRQILINPTQRYLLNILWRNSPQDELQCIQLNTVTYGTNCGNFLSCRCLVELARTHQESYPLASDAILNACYVDDMLYGADDPTNLLKAYFEITELLNKVGISVHKWCSNSQTFLENVSSRSHDSNYVIAPENGNSKVLGLYWNANSDVFLISVPRFSQESLIKTTYTKREVLSLIAQIFDPEGLIAPVVIIAKLIMRKIWLAKIDWDDHLSSEILKEWLKFIQGLSCLQSLKIPRCFFKNKNIRKIEIHGFSDSSIHAYAACVYIRVIYDSNTFSCALIASKSRVAPLKIVSLPRLELMGAVICSKLTQRIVSTLKIRIPQIDSINLWSDSEIVLAWLKSPPLRWTPFVANRVATIQQNSEFIWRYVKSKENPADILSRGISPLELPNSALWFNGPHFLSQIDLDLTLFNSKNKINHVPEERKSQIVHHAQVSSSFLDELIRPFSSFTNLQRVIAYCLRFAHNTRKPSEKFSNNLSVSELKSAELKIVKLIQDDSFSQEISLLKTKRPITNKSLLSMNPFLDEHEMLRVGGRLKYASVPFDQKYPLLLPSKNQLVKLMLRREHIRLCHAGPQCTISNFRLKYWPLDALREIKRIINSCKICFRFKAQTASQLMADLPRKRLVCSQAFTNVGTDLGGPYNLKTSKLRKAPITKCYIVVFICMVTRACHLELVSNLTTESFLLTLKRFISRRGNPSVIFSDNATNFLGSKNQLKEFAQFLRNQDTQNSIKNFLTSSEITWKFIPPHSPHHGGIWESAIKSAKYHLHRLIGNLTLTFEEFSTVLAQIEAVLNSRPLCAMSNQPGDLSVLTPGHFLIGKPLTSFPESDVSEIFSSRLNLWENCKKIQQLFWKRWSTDYLNRLQNRPKWLTSNKDIKVNDLVLLKEDNTPPLYWPLARVIEVFHGNNGKVRVVNIRTKDGTFTRPITKLCPLPEEYSV is encoded by the coding sequence ATGGCTTTGGACACATTAAAAactgaaagaaaagtattaaaagcAGGTATTACTAGAATTTTCAATTGGTTTAACATTAACCAAGACTCAGAACTTGATATTTTGCACTTTGAAAATAGGGAAAGGCAACTGAGATCCTATTTTCAACAGTATGAAGTAATTCAACATCAGATCGAATGCTCTGAAGATGCTGATATTGAATCTTCAGATAGGGATGATGTAGaatgtaaatattttaatgcTCTGGCAGGGattcaaagaaaaattaaagatattaatGAAATTGCAAGTAATGTAGATTCtctcaatatttcaaaaggtcaTGGCGCTAGACATTCAATAAGACTGCCAGAGATAACAATGAAAGTTTTCACAGGTGAATTTTCAGATTGGAACTCTTTTATTCAACTGTTTAGTACTCTAGTAATTGAAAACCCTGATTTAAATGATTTACAAAGgctaatatatttaaaaactcaTGTCAGTGGTGAACCTCTGGAATTAATTAAAAGTTTGGAAGTTATTGACACTAACTTCCATATTGCTCTAAACACTTTAAAAGAACGGTATGATAATAAAGCACGTATTGTTAGTAGTTTAATTAAAAAGTTATTGAAAATTCCATCTCTAGTTAAATGCTCACCACAATCACTTAGAAACTTTTTGACTAATATAAAGCAAACTATGCAGTCTCTCAGTAATATGCAGATTCCAGTTCAGCATTGGGAtcttattttaattgaattaattttAGAAAAGGTAGATTTTAACTCTCATAAGGCATTTGAGTATGAACTTGGTTCCAAGGAAATACCTACATTAGCACAGCTCTttacatttttagaaaaaaaatgtgaaaTCCTTGAGAAACTGCATAGCTCTAATACTCAGActcaaaaatctaattctagTAGTCATGCACGTGTGACACATCTCtctaatattgaaaataaaacaaataatttaagaTGCTTGTTTTGTTCtcaaaatcataaaatttataattgtaaTGGTTTTAAAAGCTCATCTCTCCAGGAAAAACTGAAGTTTGTAAACACAAGGCGATTGTGTAGAAATTGTTTGGGAACAAGGCACTTTACTGCAAATTGTGGTTCGCAGTCAACTTGTTCTATCTGTCATGGAAGACATCACTCACTCCTTCATAAAGACAATCATGTACAGTACTCAACTGCTACACAAAGATCTCTTCCTCCAGAAGCTCACATTATCAGAAATGATAACAACTCTCTTAACGGAAACAACTCTCAACATTCTCGGTCTAATAATAGCACTAATAAAGACATTACTAGGCCCAATAatctacatgtctttcaacaTAATACACCCTTTAATCAACCAGATACCTCATCTCATGATACTCAACACGCTCAATCAGGTATTCAAGCTCACTCTCATTCTCACAGCTTTGATTCACAAGATGTAACTCAGTCATTCTCTGCACTCTCGCTCACAAATGAAGTAATATTGGCTACAGCTCTTGTTACACTAGTGGACAAAGATAAAAATTTAGTACATGCTCGTGCTCTTCTTGATAATGGCAGCCAGACAAGTTTTATAAcccaagaattggtaaataggcTAGGTCTTCCTTCTTATAATAGATTACTTAAAATTTCTACCTTATCTCAATCTTGTTCCACCTCAAACAAGATGATAGACCTCATTATCTATCCCTTTAGAACAACACACAATGGATTTAATGTATCTTGTGCTGTACTGCCAACTATAACATGTAAATTGCCACAGGTAAAGATAAGTAGGTCTCACTTAAGTATACCTCATGATATAAACCTTGCAGATCATTCATTCTCAGTACCTGGTAAAATTGATATGTTGTTGGGCAATGACATATATTGTGATCTGTTAACAGATGGAATAATAAAACTTGGAAATGGCCCTATACTGCAAAATACACATCTTGGATATATTTTCCAAGGAAGACTACCTTCACAGTCAATTCCCAACTATCCCTTACACATCTCAGATAATAACAAAAGTTCTTGTTTTTCAACTCAGGTCTCTCTTTGTATCAATTCTGTGAATAACACTGAACCTCTAGATGCACTCATTCAAAGATTTTGGGAGGTTGAAGAACTCCCTGAAAGTCCCATGCTCAGTCAGGATGATGAACTTGCTGAACATATCTTTAAAACCACTACAAAGTTATTACCCGAAGGTAGGTTTCAAGTGGATCTGCCACTACGCTCTTCAGCAGAGCCTAAAAGACTAGGCAACTCCTTTTATTCTGCAAAACAGAGGTTCTACAATCTAGAAAGGAAACTTGTGAAGGATAACACAGTTTATACCCAGTATAAGGACTTCATACAAGAATATCTCTCTCTTGGTCATGCAAAGGTGGTACCCCTCACACTCACAAACCCAATGTCAGATAATAAATACTTTATCCCACACCATTGTATTATTCGTGAGGAAAAGCTCACAAATAAATTACGTGTTGTGTTTGATTGTTCCATGAAAACAAGCTCCGGTGTCTCACTCAATGATATTATGTTGAAGGGGTATAAAACTCAACCAGAACTAATTGATACTCTCATAAattttagaacatttttatatgtttttaccTCTGATCTCAGGCACATGTACAGGCAAATTCTCATAAACCCCACTCAAAGATATCTCCTAAATATTCTCTGGCGAAACTCCCCTCAAGATGAGTTGCAATGCATCCAGTTGAATACTGTAACATATGGTACTAACTGTGGCAACTTTCTTAGCTGTAGATGTCTAGTAGAGTTAGCTCGCACTCATCAAGAATCGTATCCTCTTGCAAGTGATGCTATCCTCAATGCATGCTATGTGGATGACATGTTGTATGGTGCTGATGACCCAACAAATCTCTTAAAGGCTTATTTTGAAATCACAGAATTATTGAACAAGGTAGGAATATCAGTACACAAATGGTGTTCTAACTCTCAAACATTTTTGGAAAATGTCTCCTCTCGTTCTCATGATTCAAATTATGTTATAGCTCCAGAAAATGGTAATAGCAAGGTATTAGGACTCTACTGGAATGCCAATTCAGATGTATTCTTAATTTCTGTACCCCGGTTCTCACAAGAATCACTCATTAAAACCACCTATACTAAAAGAGAAGTTCTTTCGCTGATAGCTCAAATTTTTGACCCTGAAGGTCTCATTGCTCCGGTAGTAATTATTGCAAAATTAATAATGAGAAAAATTTGGCTTGCAAAAATTGATTGGGATGACCATCTTAGCTCTGAAATTTTGAAAGAATGGCTCAAATTCATTCAAGGTCTATCATGCTTGCAGTCACTCAAAATTCCTAgatgttttttcaaaaataaaaatattagaaaaattgaAATTCATGGCTTCTCAGATTCTAGCATACATGCATATGCTGCATGTGTATACATTCGTGTTATTTATGACTCCAACACTTTCTCTTGTGCTCTTATCGCCTCTAAAAGCAGGGTGGCTCCACTCAAAATTGTCAGCCTTCCCAGACTCGAACTCATGGGTGCTGTTATATGCTCAAAACTCACCCAACGAATTGTTAGTACCCTCAAAATCAGAATCCCACAGATTGATTCTATAAATTTGTGGAGTGACTCAGAGATTGTTCTCGCTTGGTTAAAATCACCTCCTTTACGGTGGACTCCCTTTGTTGCCAATAGAGTTGCAACAATACAACAAAACTCAGAATTTATCTGGAGGTATGTTAAATCCAAGGAAAATCCTGCAGATATTCTGTCTCGAGGTATATCACCATTAGAACTTCCGAACAGTGCACTCTGGTTTAATGGTCCACATTTTCTATCCCAAATTGATTTAGATCTTACCCTCTTCAactcaaaaaacaaaattaatcacGTTCCAGAGGAAAGAAAATCTCAGATTGTACATCATGCTCAAGTCTCTTCCTCGTTCCTAGATGAACTCATTCGACCATTCTCTTCATTTACAAATCTACAAAGAGTGATCGCTTATTGCTTAAGATTTGCTCATAATACCAGGAAACCATCAGAAAAATTCTCAAACAATCTTTCTGTAAGTGAACTCAAATCAGCTGAACTCAAAATTGTCAAACTCATACAAGATGACTCGTTTTCACAAGAAATTTCCCTTCTCAAAACTAAAAGGCCAATTACAAATAAATCCCTTTTGTCCATGAACCCTTTTCTGGATGAACATGAAATGTTGAGAGTTGGTGGAAGGTTAAAATATGCCTCTGTACCATTTGACCAAAAGTATCCTCTTCTCTTGCCTTCTAAGAATCAACTAGTGAAACTCATGCTAAGAAGGGAGCATATCAGATTGTGTCATGCTGGTCCGCAATGTACAATCTCCAACTTCAGACTAAAATATTGGCCTCTTGATGCTCTGCGGGAGATCAAAAGAATTATTAACAGTTGTAAAATATGCTTTCGTTTTAAGGCTCAAACAGCATCTCAACTGATGGCAGACTTGCCAAGAAAACGTCTAGTGTGTTCGCAAGCATTTACAAATGTTGGAACAGACCTAGGTGGACCATACAATCTCAAAACTTCAAAACTTCGTAAGGCTCCTATAACCAAATGTTATATTGTTGTATTTATCTGTATGGTCACTCGAGCATGCCATCTGGAACTTGTCTCCAATCTCACCACAGAATCATTTCTGCTCACCCTCAAGCGTTTTATCAGTAGACGTGGCAATCCCTCTGTCATATTTTCTGATAATGCAACCAACTTTCTTGGCTCCAAAAATCAGTTGAAAGAATTTGCACAATTCTTGCGGAACCAAGATACTCAAAATTCAATAAAGAATTTTCTCACTTCTTCTGAGATTACATGGAAATTTATACCTCCTCACTCTCCACATCATGGTGGGATATGGGAAAGTGCAATAAAAAGTGCAAAGTACCATCTCCACAGGCTCATTGGCAATCTAACACTCACTTTTGAAGAATTCTCCACTGTATTAGCCCAGATAGAGGCTGTTCTCAATTCTCGCCCCCTCTGTGCCATGTCCAATCAGCCTGGTGATCTCTCTGTACTCACCCCTGGTCACTTTCTAATAGGCAAACCACTCACCTCTTTCCCGGAGTCCGATGTAAGTGAAATTTTCTCCTCTAGACTAAATCTCTgggaaaattgcaaaaaaatccAACAACTTTTCTGGAAAAGATGGAGCACAGATTACTTGAATAGGTTGCAAAACCGTCCCAAATGGCTCACGTCAAATAAAGATATTAAGGTAAATGATCTTGTCTTGTTGAAGGAAGATAATACACCTCCCTTATATTGGCCACTTGCCAGAGTGATTGAGGTCTTCCATGGCAATAATGGCAAGGTTCGTGTTGTTAATATCAGAACGAAGGATGGAACTTTCACACGTCCTATCACAAAATTGTGTCCATTGCCAGAAGAGTATTCTGTGTAA